Proteins encoded in a region of the Agromyces protaetiae genome:
- the rsmD gene encoding 16S rRNA (guanine(966)-N(2))-methyltransferase RsmD has protein sequence MTRIIAGFAGSLTLHVPRSGTRPTSDRVREAIFSALEARDELTGAAVLDLYAGSGALGLEAASRGASEVVLVERAKPAAEVCRRNAQAIERAAKSAATGVTPRIRVAAQAVAAYLETAVFTADVVFIDPPYDLTEGELTRVLELVVPRLEPGATVLVERSSRSPEPSWPDAVERDRRRDYGETALWWARTTER, from the coding sequence ATGACGCGTATCATCGCCGGATTCGCCGGCTCGCTCACCCTGCACGTGCCGCGCAGTGGGACCCGCCCGACGAGCGACCGCGTGCGCGAGGCCATCTTCTCCGCGCTCGAGGCGCGCGACGAGCTCACCGGTGCGGCTGTGCTCGACCTGTACGCAGGCTCCGGCGCACTCGGGCTCGAGGCGGCCAGCCGCGGTGCGAGCGAGGTCGTGCTGGTCGAACGTGCGAAGCCCGCCGCCGAGGTGTGCCGGCGCAACGCGCAGGCGATCGAGCGCGCGGCGAAGAGCGCCGCGACGGGCGTCACACCGCGCATCCGGGTGGCCGCGCAGGCCGTGGCCGCGTACCTCGAGACGGCCGTGTTCACGGCCGACGTCGTGTTCATCGACCCGCCCTACGACCTCACCGAGGGCGAGCTCACGCGCGTGCTCGAACTGGTCGTCCCCCGCCTCGAACCGGGCGCGACCGTGCTCGTCGAGCGCAGCTCGCGATCGCCCGAGCCGAGCTGGCCCGACGCTGTCGAACGCGACCGTCGCCGCGACTACGGCGAGACCGCGCTCTGGTGGGCGCGCACGACCGAGCGGTGA
- a CDS encoding tetratricopeptide repeat protein, with protein sequence MDDSTDAAPAEPARHRVREEQYAIDRLWDFSDPALSEARFREAADDVERTAHIRAAMATQLARAIGIQGRVDDAFAVLDAVEDGARRAADGELADVELEDAELAEVRARVALERGRILVSAERGREAVASLTRAVREAAHAKSAFLALDALHMLALTDVGHEREWAEQGLELLAADRDPRELRWGVALHNNLGWTLLDLGDAGAALTQFELAVEAADQYGTAEQQHVTRWSVGRALRAVGRTDEALSLQRELARARPDDPYVAAEIEALTEGEPTIEA encoded by the coding sequence GTGGATGACTCGACCGACGCCGCGCCCGCCGAACCGGCCCGCCACCGGGTGCGCGAGGAGCAGTACGCCATCGACCGGCTCTGGGACTTCTCGGATCCGGCCCTGAGCGAGGCGCGGTTCCGCGAGGCCGCCGACGACGTCGAGCGCACGGCGCACATCCGAGCCGCTATGGCGACCCAGCTGGCGCGCGCGATCGGCATCCAGGGTCGCGTCGACGACGCGTTCGCCGTGCTGGACGCCGTCGAGGACGGCGCCCGCCGCGCGGCGGACGGCGAGCTCGCCGACGTCGAGCTCGAGGACGCCGAGCTCGCCGAGGTCCGCGCGCGCGTCGCGCTCGAACGTGGACGCATCCTCGTCTCCGCCGAACGCGGGCGCGAGGCCGTGGCCAGCCTCACGCGCGCGGTGCGCGAGGCCGCGCACGCCAAGAGCGCGTTCCTCGCGCTCGACGCCCTGCACATGCTCGCGCTCACCGACGTCGGTCACGAGCGGGAATGGGCCGAGCAGGGTCTCGAACTGCTCGCCGCCGACCGCGATCCACGAGAGCTCCGCTGGGGCGTCGCGCTGCACAACAACCTCGGCTGGACCCTGCTCGACCTCGGTGACGCCGGCGCCGCGCTCACCCAGTTCGAGCTCGCCGTGGAGGCCGCCGACCAGTACGGCACCGCCGAGCAGCAGCACGTGACGCGCTGGTCGGTCGGCCGCGCGCTGCGCGCAGTCGGCCGCACCGATGAGGCGCTCAGCCTCCAGCGCGAGCTGGCTCGCGCCCGCCCGGATGACCCGTACGTCGCCGCCGAGATCGAGGCGTTGACGGAGGGCGAGCCTACGATCGAGGCATGA
- a CDS encoding ATP-dependent DNA helicase RecG has translation MTSEATDPGTFTLDTRLSGALGGRTAQAFQRAFGYTTVGDLLAHYPRRYAERGELTVLETLPLGENVTIVADVLEARTREMRQRRGSIFEAIISDGTGKLTLTFFNQRWREAELRPGRRGVFAGKVSDYRGGRQLAHPAYELFDDEGPEIDAATKRWIEAPLPIYPATSTLTSWQIAKSIVLLLDGLGPLDDPVPAELRRERSLLTYRDALQRVHRPEHHRDVKAAERTLRFMEAFVLQAALLARRAELLTRRATPRHPAPGGLLSRFDATLPFRLTGDQVIVGDEVAGDLAKPWPMHRLVQGEVGSGKTLVALRAMLAVADSGGQSALLAPTEVLAAQHLRSISKMLGPDLSAQVMPTLVTGQLPAAERRKALLRAAAGQARIVVGTHALLGEKVSFADLGLVVVDEQHRFGVEQREALRLKGEQPHVLVLTATPIPRTVAMTVFGDLDVSTIHELPAGRAGIESHVVPLAVRPGWRPRVWSRLVEELELGRQAFVVCPAIDPRVLEDDGDAPESDDDAAPPRPGASVVEVLAELRAHPGLAGHRVEPLHGRMTADEKDATMRAFAAGEIDVLVATTVIEVGVDVPNASAMVVIDADRFGVSQLHQLRGRVGRGSVPGLCLLVTHADVGSVALERLEAVAATLDGFELAQVDLELRREGDVLGATQSGGRSSLKLLRVARDGDIIAEARASASALIDDGVGLRGHPALAAAVRRRLDDDASEFLSKG, from the coding sequence ATGACGAGCGAGGCGACCGACCCGGGCACGTTCACGCTCGACACCCGGCTGTCGGGCGCGCTCGGCGGCCGGACCGCGCAGGCGTTCCAGCGAGCCTTCGGCTACACGACCGTCGGCGACCTGCTCGCGCACTACCCGCGCAGATACGCCGAGCGCGGTGAGCTCACGGTGCTCGAGACACTCCCGCTCGGTGAGAACGTCACGATCGTCGCCGACGTGCTCGAGGCCCGAACGCGCGAGATGCGCCAGCGACGCGGCTCCATCTTCGAGGCGATCATCTCCGACGGCACCGGCAAGCTGACCCTCACGTTCTTCAACCAGCGGTGGCGCGAGGCCGAGCTGCGCCCGGGCCGCCGGGGTGTGTTCGCCGGCAAGGTCAGCGACTACCGTGGCGGCCGGCAGCTCGCGCACCCGGCCTACGAGCTGTTCGACGACGAGGGGCCCGAGATCGACGCGGCGACCAAACGCTGGATCGAGGCGCCGCTGCCGATCTACCCGGCCACCTCGACGCTCACCAGCTGGCAGATCGCGAAGTCGATCGTGCTGCTGCTCGACGGCCTCGGCCCGCTCGACGACCCGGTACCGGCGGAGCTTCGGCGCGAGCGCTCACTCCTGACCTACCGTGACGCGCTGCAGCGGGTGCACCGGCCCGAGCACCACCGCGACGTCAAAGCGGCGGAGCGCACGCTGCGCTTCATGGAGGCGTTCGTGCTGCAGGCCGCGCTGCTCGCCAGGCGGGCCGAACTGCTCACCCGCCGAGCGACGCCGCGGCACCCCGCGCCGGGCGGGCTCCTGTCGCGGTTCGACGCGACGCTGCCGTTCAGGCTCACGGGCGATCAGGTGATCGTCGGCGACGAGGTCGCCGGCGACCTCGCCAAGCCCTGGCCCATGCACCGGCTGGTCCAGGGCGAGGTCGGCTCGGGCAAGACGCTGGTCGCCCTGCGGGCGATGCTCGCCGTCGCCGACTCCGGCGGTCAATCGGCGCTGCTCGCACCGACCGAGGTGCTCGCCGCGCAGCATCTCCGCTCGATCTCGAAGATGCTCGGGCCCGATCTGTCGGCGCAGGTGATGCCGACGCTCGTGACCGGTCAGCTGCCGGCGGCCGAGCGGCGAAAGGCGCTGCTGCGGGCCGCAGCGGGCCAGGCCCGCATCGTGGTCGGTACGCACGCGTTGCTCGGCGAGAAGGTGTCGTTCGCCGATCTCGGGCTCGTCGTGGTCGACGAGCAGCATCGGTTCGGCGTCGAACAGCGTGAGGCACTTCGGCTGAAGGGTGAGCAGCCGCACGTGCTCGTCCTCACGGCGACGCCGATCCCGCGGACCGTGGCCATGACGGTGTTCGGCGACCTCGACGTGTCGACCATCCACGAGCTGCCGGCCGGCCGTGCCGGCATCGAGAGCCACGTGGTCCCGCTCGCGGTCCGTCCCGGCTGGCGGCCGCGCGTCTGGAGCCGCCTGGTCGAAGAGCTCGAGCTCGGGCGGCAGGCCTTCGTCGTGTGCCCGGCGATCGACCCGCGCGTCCTCGAAGACGACGGCGACGCGCCCGAGAGCGACGACGACGCGGCTCCGCCGCGGCCCGGTGCCTCCGTCGTCGAGGTGCTCGCCGAGCTGCGTGCCCACCCCGGACTGGCCGGCCACCGCGTCGAGCCGTTGCACGGCCGGATGACGGCCGACGAGAAGGACGCGACCATGCGGGCGTTCGCCGCGGGTGAGATCGACGTGCTCGTCGCGACGACCGTCATCGAGGTCGGCGTCGACGTGCCGAACGCGAGCGCCATGGTCGTCATCGACGCCGACCGGTTCGGCGTCTCGCAGCTGCACCAGCTCCGCGGCCGGGTCGGCCGGGGCAGCGTCCCGGGGCTCTGCCTGCTGGTGACGCACGCCGACGTCGGATCGGTCGCGCTCGAACGTCTCGAGGCGGTGGCCGCCACGCTCGACGGGTTCGAGCTCGCCCAGGTCGATCTCGAGCTGCGGCGCGAGGGCGACGTGCTCGGTGCCACGCAATCGGGCGGGCGGTCTTCGCTGAAGCTCCTGCGCGTGGCACGCGACGGCGACATCATCGCCGAGGCGCGGGCGTCGGCCTCCGCGCTCATCGACGACGGTGTCGGGCTGCGCGGTCACCCCGCGCTCGCGGCCGCCGTCCGCCGGCGGCTCGACGACGACGCGAGCGAGTTCCTGAGCAAAGGGTGA
- the coaD gene encoding pantetheine-phosphate adenylyltransferase, producing MQRIAVVPGSFDPVTRGHLDVIERAAALYDELHVVVVHNPGKQALLPIAQRVALIEQAIADADIAGEIVVASWSMGLLVDYCTDVGASVLIKGIRSQVDVAYETPMAIVNRHLAGVETVFLLPDPANAHVSSSLVRQVAALGGDVAPYVPRAVADYLAGAMTP from the coding sequence ATGCAGCGGATCGCCGTCGTCCCCGGCTCGTTCGACCCCGTCACCCGGGGGCACCTCGATGTGATCGAGCGGGCCGCCGCGCTGTACGACGAGCTGCACGTCGTGGTCGTGCACAATCCCGGCAAGCAGGCCCTGTTGCCCATCGCGCAGCGCGTGGCGCTCATCGAGCAGGCGATCGCCGACGCAGACATCGCCGGTGAGATCGTCGTCGCCTCGTGGAGCATGGGGCTGCTCGTGGACTACTGCACCGACGTCGGCGCATCGGTGCTGATCAAGGGCATCCGCTCGCAGGTCGACGTGGCGTACGAGACGCCGATGGCGATCGTGAACCGGCACCTCGCGGGTGTCGAGACGGTGTTCCTGCTGCCCGATCCGGCGAACGCGCACGTGTCGAGCTCCCTGGTGCGTCAGGTCGCGGCGCTCGGCGGCGACGTGGCACCGTACGTTCCGCGTGCCGTGGCGGACTACCTCGCGGGGGCGATGACCCCGTGA
- a CDS encoding AAA family ATPase, with amino-acid sequence MSIDGVGAGAARIVQNVETVISGKREAITAALTVVLAEGHLLIEDVPGVGKTMLAKALARSVDCSVSRIQFTPDLLPSDVTGVSVFDQASRRFEFKPGPVFANVVIGDEINRASPKTQSALLECMEERQVTADGRTYALEHPFTVVATQNPIEMEGTYPLPEAQRDRFMARISMGYPAAADELSMLSTRETSSPLDRVQAVVDLAEFRDMIRAVHHVYTSPPVKEYAVDLARASRADRQLRLGASPRATLQLVRAAKAHAAMHGRDFVLPDDIDALAVPVFGHRLVPTSRALGAHDRDSGPLVDAIVRRIVSDTPVPVGAIRRE; translated from the coding sequence ATGAGCATCGACGGCGTGGGCGCCGGCGCGGCGCGCATCGTGCAGAACGTCGAGACCGTGATCAGCGGCAAGCGCGAGGCGATCACCGCGGCGCTCACCGTCGTGCTCGCCGAGGGGCACCTCCTCATCGAGGACGTGCCGGGCGTCGGCAAGACCATGCTCGCGAAGGCGCTGGCTCGCTCGGTCGACTGCTCGGTCAGTCGCATCCAGTTCACTCCCGATCTGCTGCCGAGCGACGTCACCGGCGTCTCGGTCTTCGATCAGGCGTCGCGGCGGTTCGAGTTCAAGCCGGGGCCCGTCTTCGCCAATGTGGTCATCGGCGATGAGATCAACCGCGCCAGCCCGAAGACGCAATCTGCCCTCCTCGAATGCATGGAGGAGCGACAGGTGACGGCCGACGGGCGCACCTACGCCCTCGAGCATCCCTTCACCGTGGTCGCCACGCAGAACCCGATCGAGATGGAGGGCACGTACCCGTTGCCCGAGGCGCAGCGCGACCGCTTCATGGCACGCATCTCGATGGGGTACCCGGCCGCCGCCGACGAGCTGTCGATGCTCTCGACGCGCGAGACGTCGAGCCCGCTCGACCGGGTGCAGGCCGTCGTGGATCTCGCCGAGTTCCGCGACATGATCCGTGCCGTGCATCACGTCTACACGTCGCCGCCCGTGAAGGAGTACGCCGTCGACCTGGCCCGCGCCAGCCGCGCCGATCGGCAGCTGCGGCTCGGGGCGAGCCCACGTGCGACGCTGCAGCTGGTGCGTGCCGCGAAAGCGCACGCGGCGATGCACGGCCGGGACTTCGTGCTCCCCGACGACATCGACGCGCTCGCGGTGCCCGTCTTCGGCCACCGGCTCGTGCCGACCAGCCGCGCGCTCGGCGCGCACGACCGCGACAGTGGCCCGCTCGTCGACGCGATCGTGCGGCGCATCGTCAGCGACACCCCGGTGCCGGTCGGCGCCATCAGACGGGAGTGA
- a CDS encoding DUF58 domain-containing protein codes for MPRARASRAAALPRLTRRGGTLLIGGFVLFGITLWFDLRDVMLLAFVGIVLPLVALVYVTFVVPRLAVRRSFVPAVVEAGNSARVVLAVQNRARRAFDGARWYDTAPPGLLGPPESVLPALGAWERTLPSGDDTARLEYRMRTSERGVYDIGPLRVTTTDPFGLARVSRDAGTAHELVVTPPVTALDPAIGTAAAVDGVLHGLQRRTHPNADEFIAREYRHGDPLRRVHWPATARRGELMVREEEQRGDPEARLILDTTLAARADRGVVRSGDDHRHFGFELAVEIAASVGVHLIERGFRLRADRLDDPVHGALSEASAEGYRLPAGDRQLLEDLARLPNPAAGRRHARDEGAPSTVVVSEARMPGYAVLVDPDATDAQHLVALRPALSPAIAFVVPGVDPRVVEALEEADWQVVSVRRVADLPDVWVDTGTRRRATAHRSGRRAGDAS; via the coding sequence ATGCCTCGGGCCCGCGCGTCGCGAGCCGCGGCACTGCCGCGGCTGACCCGGCGCGGCGGGACCCTGCTGATCGGCGGGTTCGTGCTCTTCGGCATCACGCTCTGGTTCGATCTGCGCGACGTCATGCTGCTCGCGTTCGTGGGCATCGTGCTGCCGCTCGTGGCGCTCGTCTACGTGACGTTCGTCGTCCCGCGACTCGCGGTGCGACGCAGCTTCGTCCCCGCCGTGGTCGAGGCCGGAAACTCGGCACGCGTGGTGCTCGCCGTGCAGAACCGGGCCCGGCGCGCCTTCGACGGCGCCAGATGGTACGACACCGCACCGCCGGGCCTCCTCGGGCCACCCGAGTCCGTGCTCCCGGCGCTCGGGGCCTGGGAACGTACGCTGCCGAGCGGCGACGACACGGCGCGGCTCGAGTACCGCATGCGGACGAGCGAGCGCGGCGTGTACGACATCGGGCCGTTGCGGGTGACCACAACCGATCCGTTCGGGCTCGCTCGGGTGAGCCGCGATGCCGGCACCGCGCACGAGCTCGTCGTGACGCCGCCCGTGACCGCGCTCGACCCGGCGATCGGTACCGCGGCCGCGGTGGACGGCGTGTTGCACGGCCTGCAGCGGCGCACGCACCCGAACGCGGACGAGTTCATCGCCCGTGAGTACCGGCACGGCGACCCGCTCCGGCGTGTGCACTGGCCCGCGACGGCCCGCCGGGGCGAGCTCATGGTGCGCGAGGAGGAGCAGCGCGGTGATCCCGAGGCCCGGCTGATCCTCGACACGACGCTTGCGGCACGGGCCGACCGTGGCGTGGTCCGCAGCGGAGACGATCACCGGCATTTCGGGTTCGAGCTCGCCGTCGAGATCGCGGCCTCCGTCGGGGTGCACCTCATCGAGCGCGGATTCCGGCTCCGGGCCGACCGGCTCGACGACCCCGTGCACGGCGCACTCTCCGAGGCGTCGGCCGAGGGCTACCGGCTGCCCGCCGGCGACCGGCAGCTGCTCGAGGACCTTGCTCGCCTCCCGAATCCGGCGGCGGGCCGACGGCATGCGCGCGACGAGGGAGCGCCGTCGACGGTCGTCGTCTCCGAGGCGCGCATGCCGGGCTATGCGGTGCTCGTGGACCCCGATGCGACCGACGCACAGCACCTGGTGGCACTTCGACCGGCACTCTCCCCGGCGATCGCGTTCGTGGTGCCGGGCGTCGATCCGCGCGTCGTCGAGGCGCTCGAGGAGGCCGACTGGCAGGTCGTCTCGGTCCGGCGTGTCGCCGACCTGCCCGATGTCTGGGTCGACACGGGCACGAGGCGACGCGCCACGGCGCACCGGTCCGGAAGGCGGGCCGGCGATGCATCCTGA
- a CDS encoding transglutaminaseTgpA domain-containing protein produces the protein MHPELAPLTRGQRTALAGATALLMIAAVAALGPLIDGSAWGWMCAFMIVGVIGASLGLRVLRTPGFLVPILGIGVLIGLLTLLFGGGTSFALIVPTGATFEYFGALAAGAEQTIQQQSVPAIPVPALQFALAIGAGVLALLADFSVQSARLPALAAVPAFVPVLIPGFIIADGAEPIVLICTAAAFLLLLRLDVRFRRRGELARLASGGEDSVVTDGPRRVPLASTIGATLGVATVGLLVAGVLTAATPSVSSSLLVGSQNTGALFSRGVSPFIDLGRDLRRPGAVPAFSYVARDGDRPYFTLLTLDLFEGEVWGVTDRSLDAENTVDRMPRPVGLDPDIVTTEHPIDVTIDELRTTWLPVPYPAASVERLNGSWFWDRESLTVRSADANTAGQRYRVNRLVASPTPEQLRAAERPDRDAFASYLALPDERPQIITDTAAAVAGSAASPYDAAVAIQEYLRGPRFQYSVDAPVEEGYDGGGYDVIASFLDLREGYCVHFASTMAVLARESGIPSRISIGYIAGSATDRRVDNVAVVEVDSHDLHAWPELYFEGVGWVPFEPTPGRGTVPSYTRPQAGQVPTTPVTPGRLPVESARPDVDPDRGVTEAGSQTAEPAGQVWVRVGGLALVAGAIVLLPAGLRLAQGLTRRRRMRHGAAPAQAAWDEVRASARDLGAGGAETETARAFTARIASRPAFDGDAGAALAELRNAIERERYGPPGDPRPGTVRLPAEELVTAVATVRSALRADAGAATRVRAVLLPASLLPGVRLPGRNTPAGA, from the coding sequence ATGCATCCTGAGCTCGCGCCCCTCACCCGAGGTCAGCGCACGGCGCTGGCCGGAGCGACCGCCCTGCTCATGATCGCCGCGGTCGCGGCGCTCGGCCCACTCATCGACGGTTCGGCCTGGGGCTGGATGTGCGCGTTCATGATCGTGGGGGTGATCGGGGCGAGCCTCGGGCTCAGGGTGCTGCGGACGCCGGGATTCCTCGTCCCGATCCTGGGCATCGGCGTGCTGATCGGCCTGCTCACGCTGCTGTTCGGCGGCGGCACGAGCTTCGCGCTCATCGTGCCGACGGGCGCCACGTTCGAGTACTTCGGCGCGCTCGCGGCGGGGGCCGAGCAGACGATCCAGCAGCAATCGGTTCCGGCGATCCCCGTGCCCGCGCTGCAGTTCGCGCTCGCGATCGGGGCCGGCGTGCTCGCGCTGCTCGCCGACTTCTCCGTGCAGTCGGCGCGCCTGCCGGCGCTCGCGGCGGTGCCGGCGTTCGTCCCGGTCCTGATTCCGGGGTTCATCATCGCGGACGGGGCCGAACCCATCGTGCTCATCTGCACGGCCGCGGCCTTCCTGCTGCTGCTCCGTCTCGACGTGCGCTTCCGGCGCCGCGGCGAGCTCGCCCGGCTCGCGTCGGGCGGTGAGGACTCGGTCGTGACCGACGGGCCGCGCCGCGTGCCGCTCGCCTCGACGATCGGCGCGACGCTCGGCGTCGCCACCGTCGGGTTGCTCGTGGCCGGCGTGCTGACCGCGGCGACGCCGAGTGTGTCGTCCAGCCTGCTCGTGGGCTCGCAGAACACGGGAGCGCTGTTCTCGCGCGGGGTGAGCCCGTTCATCGACCTCGGCCGGGATCTCCGGCGTCCCGGCGCGGTCCCGGCCTTCTCGTACGTCGCGCGCGACGGCGACCGCCCGTACTTCACGCTGCTGACCCTCGACCTGTTCGAGGGCGAGGTGTGGGGCGTGACCGACCGCAGCCTCGACGCGGAGAACACGGTCGACCGAATGCCCCGACCGGTGGGCCTCGACCCGGACATCGTGACCACGGAGCATCCGATCGACGTCACGATCGACGAGCTGCGGACCACCTGGCTGCCGGTGCCGTACCCGGCCGCGTCGGTCGAGCGCCTCAACGGGTCGTGGTTCTGGGATCGTGAGTCGCTCACCGTTCGCAGCGCCGACGCCAACACCGCCGGCCAGCGATACCGGGTCAATCGGCTGGTCGCCTCGCCGACCCCCGAGCAGCTGCGTGCGGCCGAGCGGCCCGATCGCGACGCCTTCGCCTCCTATCTCGCGTTGCCCGACGAGCGCCCGCAGATCATCACGGACACCGCGGCGGCGGTCGCCGGCTCAGCGGCGTCGCCCTACGACGCGGCCGTGGCCATCCAGGAGTACCTGCGCGGACCGCGGTTCCAGTACTCGGTCGACGCCCCGGTCGAAGAGGGGTACGACGGCGGCGGCTACGACGTCATCGCGAGCTTCCTCGACCTGCGTGAGGGCTACTGCGTGCACTTCGCCTCGACGATGGCGGTGCTCGCGCGGGAATCGGGCATTCCGTCGCGGATCTCGATCGGGTACATCGCCGGTTCGGCGACCGATCGCCGGGTCGACAATGTGGCCGTGGTCGAGGTCGACAGCCACGACCTGCACGCCTGGCCGGAGCTGTACTTCGAGGGCGTCGGCTGGGTGCCGTTCGAGCCGACGCCGGGTCGCGGCACCGTGCCCTCCTACACGCGTCCGCAGGCGGGCCAGGTCCCGACGACGCCGGTGACTCCCGGCCGGCTTCCGGTCGAGAGTGCTCGTCCCGACGTCGACCCGGACCGCGGAGTGACCGAAGCCGGGTCGCAGACCGCGGAACCCGCCGGTCAGGTGTGGGTGCGCGTCGGCGGGCTCGCGCTCGTCGCGGGCGCGATCGTGCTGCTCCCCGCCGGCCTGCGACTCGCGCAAGGGCTCACCCGCAGACGCCGGATGCGGCACGGGGCGGCGCCGGCGCAGGCGGCCTGGGACGAGGTACGGGCGAGTGCGCGCGATCTCGGCGCCGGTGGCGCGGAGACCGAGACGGCGCGCGCGTTCACGGCGCGGATCGCGAGTCGCCCGGCGTTCGACGGCGATGCGGGTGCCGCGCTGGCCGAGCTGCGGAACGCGATCGAGCGTGAACGGTACGGCCCGCCGGGCGACCCCCGGCCGGGTACCGTGCGGCTGCCGGCCGAGGAGTTGGTCACGGCGGTGGCCACGGTGCGCTCGGCGCTCCGCGCCGATGCGGGCGCTGCGACGCGGGTGCGCGCGGTGCTGCTGCCGGCCTCGCTGCTCCCGGGTGTGCGGCTGCCGGGCCGCAACACGCCGGCCGGCGCGTAG
- a CDS encoding YceD family protein — translation MVNKEQPFRVHVRDLVNRPGEMREQRLTIAVPDAMGEGLVSVRAGSELDLDVRLESVHEGVLVTAEVDATAEGECGRCLIDIALPVEVEFQELFAYHSGEAFEYEVQDDHVDLESLIRDAVVLALPFQPVCRPDCPGLDPVTGQRLADHPELVARDERDPRWAALAGFQASEDEGSGAASDADLNRD, via the coding sequence GTGGTCAATAAGGAACAGCCTTTCCGCGTGCACGTGCGCGACCTCGTGAACCGTCCGGGAGAGATGCGCGAGCAGCGGCTCACCATCGCCGTACCCGACGCGATGGGTGAGGGGCTCGTGTCGGTGCGTGCCGGCAGCGAGCTCGATCTCGACGTGCGCCTCGAGTCTGTGCATGAGGGCGTCCTCGTGACCGCGGAGGTCGATGCGACGGCCGAGGGCGAGTGCGGTCGGTGCCTCATCGACATCGCTCTCCCGGTCGAAGTCGAGTTCCAGGAGCTTTTCGCGTATCATTCTGGGGAAGCTTTCGAGTATGAGGTTCAAGACGACCACGTGGATCTTGAATCGCTCATCCGAGATGCGGTGGTGCTGGCACTACCCTTCCAGCCGGTGTGCCGGCCTGATTGCCCCGGTCTCGACCCTGTGACCGGTCAACGTCTGGCCGATCATCCGGAACTCGTCGCTCGCGATGAGCGCGACCCGCGATGGGCCGCGCTCGCCGGGTTCCAGGCTTCCGAAGACGAGGGCTCGGGTGCAGCATCCGACGCCGACTTGAACAGAGATTGA
- the rpmF gene encoding 50S ribosomal protein L32 — MAVPKRKKSRANTHARRSQWKAEVPTLVKTVENGKTTYSLPHRAKVVEDSAGTALFLEYKGRKVADV; from the coding sequence ATGGCGGTTCCCAAGCGGAAGAAGTCCCGAGCCAACACCCACGCGCGTCGTTCGCAGTGGAAGGCCGAGGTCCCCACGCTGGTCAAGACCGTGGAGAACGGCAAGACCACGTACAGCCTTCCGCACCGCGCGAAGGTCGTCGAGGACTCGGCCGGCACGGCCCTGTTCCTCGAGTACAAGGGCCGCAAGGTCGCCGACGTCTAG
- the rnc gene encoding ribonuclease III, with protein sequence MLQTLQVELDPELLLLALTHRSFAYENGGIPTNERLEFLGDSILGQAVTVRLYRDHPDLDEGELAKRRASLVSSVALAEVARAIGLGPFIRLGRGEMLTGGADKPSILADTVEAIIGAVYLDQGGDVATALVMRLVGPLMRDPDRFGAAMDPKTSLQEIAARIGAPAPVYTVTESGPDHNKHFMATVAVGDLVVASGDGSSKKQAEMSAALEAWTVLSAAR encoded by the coding sequence CTGCTGCAGACGCTGCAGGTCGAGCTCGATCCCGAACTCCTGCTCCTCGCGCTGACCCACCGGTCGTTCGCGTACGAGAACGGCGGCATCCCGACCAACGAGCGGCTCGAGTTCCTGGGGGACTCCATCCTCGGGCAGGCCGTCACGGTGCGGCTGTACCGCGACCATCCCGACCTCGACGAGGGCGAGCTCGCCAAGCGGCGCGCGAGCCTCGTGTCGAGTGTCGCGCTCGCCGAGGTCGCGCGCGCCATCGGGCTGGGCCCGTTCATCAGGCTGGGCCGGGGTGAGATGCTCACCGGCGGTGCCGACAAGCCGTCGATCCTCGCGGACACCGTCGAGGCGATCATCGGTGCCGTGTACCTCGATCAGGGCGGCGACGTGGCGACCGCGCTGGTGATGCGGCTCGTCGGCCCGCTCATGCGCGACCCCGACCGGTTCGGTGCTGCGATGGACCCGAAGACGAGCCTGCAAGAGATCGCCGCGCGCATCGGTGCACCCGCTCCCGTGTACACGGTGACCGAGAGCGGCCCCGATCACAACAAGCACTTCATGGCGACGGTCGCCGTGGGCGACCTGGTCGTCGCCAGCGGCGACGGTTCGAGCAAGAAACAGGCCGAGATGTCCGCGGCGCTCGAGGCCTGGACCGTGCTGAGCGCGGCACGCTGA